gttgaagcttaagagTTTCACTGGATAAATGTCATATAAAAAGCATTTACGTTTACACGATCGAGCGTGACCGAATCTTGTACTAAGAACAATGTTTATCATAATAAGACTTCGTTAGTCGACCTCGACCACGACTTTCGACTCACAGACAGGCAGGCAACGCTCAGCACATTCCCCGCCTAGAGCGGCGACGCGTGACATGCGTAGTGtttataggtacatacattttgtaaaatCCACAATTCCACAtgccattttattttatttataaagcaaGTTTTGAGGCTGAGAGCTTCTACTGCTTATCTAAGCCTGAACTTGGTACATGACACTGAATCTAATATTCTTAACATTACGGCTAAGTTTTTCTTCCCACCTTGTAGTCAAATGTTTTTGTTCTAAGtcatggttctcaaaaccaagtcgtggccaaaataaaagaagaagttttTGTTGGAGAAATAATACTATGTTAGCATAATAAATATTTGCACATCGTATGTACATGATAGAATATGTTGGAaactctctctctttctcttctCTTCTCTCTATGACAATTTATAAcctggcaaataaatgatttattattatctaaaaaatatttacacaaaatatttttcctgtCTGAGACAGAGTAAGAATTTAAAAAGCACATTTATAACGGCTGTAAAAAACATACAGTAACTTATCTACATTGCTTGGTTTTATTATTCTATTCTTAGAATGAAGATAAACTTTGAACTATAAATCAATGTGGGCAAGCCGCACTGAAAGATTAAATACAGACTAATGAGATACTTACTTCCTCCTAGTAATAATTTATGAAGTCAATAAACAAATTGAACTCACTGATAACACCTAAAAttgagataaaattaaatattgacaGACATTCCTAATTTTTACTAGGTAAGTAACTAGCATAACTGTAAGTTAATtgcaaaactaattaaaaccaaaataacattctgaATATGTTAGAGACAATACATTTTAATGATTAAATTATCTAAGCGTATTAATTTATGGGAAACATGATAGTTTgatagtatagatagatatcaATCTatcacataatattaattttaattcaagTGAAAGTTTTAAAGACTAAAATATGAACTTAAACTTATGTGATCATTAGCTTTAATTTTGGAACTAGTCCATAAAATTGATAATAAACTAGGCATGTTTCCATGAATTCCAATAAGAGAATAAGTAACAAAGGAATTTCAAATGATTTGGATGTTGATGCTATGATGATACATTGGAATTCATATTTAATGAATCGCAATAACTACTGGTTGACTAATTGCGGTTGGATTTGTTCATACTAACAATGTAGCACAACCACGATAAGGCGCCGGGCGACTGATTATCTCTCAATAAACGCTTCAAACAatgttatttaacattattagCGTAAACAAATGAGTACAATCATTCTGCCTATCCGCCTGCGCCAATCATGAACACAAACACTCCGTATTCACAAAACCAAGCACCTATTGCCTGCATCATCAAATTCTAACAGAAACATCACACTTCACCGCGTTTTAAACACTAAACTTACCTGGGAATGCAATTGGATGGCGTCCTGTCCACTTCCCAGGCTGCAAAAAGTTTCATGGGAACAGGTTTTGATGCATTAGTCATCTTCTCTGATTTATTCTTCTCGGTCATTGTTGATCAGCACCGATTGACCACCAAACACAAGGTATTTTCACAGCACTACACAATTGTTGGACACAACTGGCATTGTTATTCAAGCACTGAACACAGAACGCAGTTCATTCTCATTAAACCAGTACGAACGCGAAATTGAGCTCGGGGAAAACACAACAATACTCAATATGGGTATTTCATAGCACGATTGAGGCAACGGCTCGCGAGCACAACGACCGACCCAAGGCGTTCGATACATTTGACAGTCAGCTGCCCAGTGTTGCCACAATCTCCATGATTTATTTCCCTACGTTTAAACAATATAATcccattttgttttcttttcctCAGCTAATTTTCTTGTAACTAATATTAGctatgtatcgctgttggtttttatttatttatttatttgtcggccgtttggtgtagtggttcgaaacggactactattccggaggtagcgggttcgattcccgcacagtacaaacagttgtgtgcatgaacatatttgtttgtattggactgggtgttttctatgtataataagtcgtatgtatttacaaaaaaaagtatttaagtatgtttatatccgttgtctagtacccatagtacaagctttgcttagtttgggactagaagcgcagtgtaaaatgtctaaggatatttatttatttattatttatttatttaattaaaatgcaagtgagcttacagatagatccaaagcgctcacattgccaatttgaaattaattacatttaatgtatgTAAGTCTATCTATTTATGATTAGTAGACAAAAACAATCTTAATTTAGTTACAAAACACTCTAAGGAGTtggctataaataaataattaaaaatgtgaaTCGAGGTAGGTCTATGTTTTATTCCAAAGGCTTtcaattttgtaacaaaataaaaattatgataaGAAGGCAACCCGTTTATTCCAATGTTATTTTTTAGCACTAGCTGTCAAATGTGAAAATAGTaaatgtgtgtttgtgtgtgtgtgtgtaaataaataaatatgtaatatatttttgtcTCAAAGCGCTGTGATGAGGCCTTAAAGATACTTTATGATTCAGAAACGTGGCCTCCCATTACGGGCCTTATAGAAGTTCAAAAGATAAACTTCATTAAAATACGAGTGTGATATACAGTAGGTAAATTTACATACTACCATGCATGGCATGGCATGCCACCTGCTGCGATTTTAACCGTTTTTAGAAAACTtcaaaaaattttaatattagctAGCTAGCAGTGCTGAAAGTAGAAACGTAACCACCACTGCACACTGTAATGAAACGACAGTAGAAGtaggataaaataaatagtaaggATAATTAAAAGAATAGAACTTGAGATACTGTGGGGTAATAGATGACGTAGTGATGTAATCGGATCCTTTTAAAcactaaaaattcaaaacataaaaacaatgtAAAAGCAACCCATTGAGCTTTGTTGTAAACTTGTAATACATTTCcaaattgaattattaaatattacccTTATTTTGCGGAACTTTAAATTACATTGCAACACCAATCCCTGTATTGTCATTCGAACTTGACGTTTCAGATATACGTTCAGAAATTGAAACATAAacttcttttaatattttttttgttcaaaaaccttaacaaaaaagaaaaaaaaaaggatttttatttatttttatgtagttagtagtttttgagtgatgtgATCTTTACTTTTAGATAGAGAAACAAGGTAATATTACTATGCGAAACATACAGTCTGTCTGCAGCAGGTTTCTCTTTCCCAATCTACCTGCACAGGGTGTCCTACAAAGGCCCTGATTGAATGGACATTCTATGATCTAGCCGTTTAGCCCCAGTTTGTTCTTAAAAAATACTCGAGCTTTGTGCAGAGGCGAGGCCTCCTCGATTGCACTTATTACGAATTACGTTCCTATAAACTATGACGTCACTGGTGTTGGTTAGGTATCTTAGCCGTATAGGAAAGAAATAATGGTTTCaaactttcaaattaaattatactttgaaacataataaattttatttagccAATAGTGTAAAGTGATAACCAAAATAACATATGATAAGTAACaccataaaatataatatcacaatacaaaatgtagtaaataaaacaaaataatatcatcttcttttgtataaataggtatctaaagatacaataatatgtttaacACGGTTACAGAATGGCACAAAAATTACAGTAAAATTGAGTAAAAGAGTACAATCAGCTTCAAAATAGTATTCTGTAATGTGAATTCGTTAAAAAATTCGTAGATACTAAATTAGCTGATGTgatatttttcatttgttttaaagcAATTGAATAATTGATGCTGATTGTATCTTCACTTAAAACGACCCAAAACCTTATCTTCTACTATAACTacactaaaatattattgtaggcTACATGAATGAAATCTTACCTCTAGGACTACTAAGAACATCATTGTACTATGTATTAGTTGAGTACATTTCTATAAAAATGCTAAAAATTGGATAATCTTCagacaatgttttatttttagttgcAATTTTTTCGCGCCAATGGGGAATTTCGAAATaacatcgaattttgttttatccaaaaaaatccagaggatcgtgctatttttaaaatttgtataCCTATAGCACTAccataaaaatttaatattcgaGTTTTTTTACCGTCCACGCAATGTTGTTTTATTGCCACTTACTTGTTGAAGGAATTCTATAGGTACTCAATTACTTAGGTATAAGAATATTCTAACGTTTATGGCTTCCTAATTTTACTTGATTATTAAGTGTTTATGTAGTACTTAACTGGATTACGTAGATACTTAACTAGTACTAGTGGatactttatacagggtgtaaggaaCAGGCCAGGCAAGTTCGTTAAGAATATACGACGGTACATTAACACTGTTGTAATAGATGCTAATTTGAAACAAATGATGTCTATTTAGTCTATGCCTGTTCCCAACACCCAATGAAATATGATTACTGAGTAAAAAGATACAAAGATAGATATGCTTATTGTTGTAACTTACTTATGTGCGCATTATGAGTATTTCACAATGTGATGTAAAAGCCACACTTAAGTCAGGATTTGTATACACCATACAAACATTattgttacaaaaaatatggcTATTTGTGCTCAAAATTCTCAAACTTTTGACTGCAGGGTGTATCAAACGgatgtttattaatattttagaacCTGGCTAAACTATAATATCAACTAGGTATATTTCAGTCACTAAGCCGAAACATTGTACGAGTAAAATGGTGAAGTCGACTTCACAGAATGACCCATGATGGGCTACATTTTCATCTTAACTATTGCTAACGCCGACGGATTTTATTGAAACTAATCTTTTTCTTGTAGAACTAGAAATGACCAAAATTCTATTTTGGCACACATAAATTGCTGTTAGTCAGAAATTTTAGACCTAAGTTTCAAAAATATCCGTCAGGTGTGTACAGGTAGTACATAAGTGGGGCGATTCTGAGATGTTCCAAGTAATCAACAAAACAATCTCCTAGTGGGAATGCAAAAAGGTATTAACGTACGTAGACTACGTAAGTAAAAAGTACTATCCAGAGATCACCAAAGTGTTAGTTTATTTGCAATGAAAATCTCAGAAACGCCCTTAAATCTATGGAATGTTTATCGATACTCATCAGCTTCATCGCCAGACGACCAGTAGTCTTCTTGTCCCACACTCGCCAATATTCGCATTTGGGCGAGGGCGGGGGCGTCATCTCATTTGGCGGCTTCGGGCGGGCAGTCGGGCTGGGCGTTGGGGTGGGCCGCGCGGAAGGCCGGGTGGTTCTCGAGCTCGCGGTCGATGCGGAGGATGATCGGGAACGCTCTTAGGTCCACGTGGAATCTGCGATAGAGTAGCCAGTTTTAGTGCTTGGCCACTTTGGACAGGCGGGCGTAGCGCGTTGTGTTCACTCAAGCATGAAAGTTCATGAAACCTTGAGTGTCCATGCTCTGTGGTGTCCATAGTGGCGCCCGCGCGCGTTTCAGATCGCACGCCAGGCTGGCGCCCATTTACGTTTGTGGACATTTTAGGTGCCTAGTGttgtcatacaaaaaaaaaactcgtaaTTCTAATTTTAAAATCTGGCAACCCTGTATTGTACGAATAAAAAGGGAAAAACCTTTAAAATTGATGATTGGCCTATGATTTAGATTGTTAAGCAGgagatttattttatattttaaggaCTAAACATCTAGTTGCAAAAAAATTGTGtgaaaaattattgaaatagcaAGAAGTGGTCAATACTCTTTAGTTTTGACCACTAGACGAAAAATTatgtaaagtaaataataaaattcttacCGCCTAGCATTGAAAATTTGCGGTATCAGGCAGCAGTCAGCCAGAGTGATCTCGTCTCCAACACAATATTTCCCAGCGGAAGCTTGCAGCAATTTCTCAACTGCGCGGAACCCACGTACGATCCAGTGCTGGGCCCACTCCTTCTTCTTGTCCTCTCCGACATGGATTAACACGATGAGATTCTGGAGTGGCTGGATGCCCGAGGATATCACCTGGAAAAGATATATGTTAAAATATTAGACTTCTTTCTgtgattgtttatttattaattaaaaaaataaaaatcaaggcAAAGTGCTTAATACTGACCTCACATATTTCACGCACTTTGGCGCGTTTGTAGCAGTCTTCTGGCATGAGTGGTCTCTGGGGTCTAGTCTCTTCTAAGTAATGCAGGATACTCAGTGATTCTACCAATGTATGCCCATCTGTAACCAAACATTTGATATCTTTGTTACAACCACCTAAAAGCAGAACTTTGGAAGAGATTGTCACATGTGTGATGGACTTTCACTAAGGACATGACCTTCCGTAATGAAAAAAGCGTCTAAAGCGAACGTCACACAATTAACGTTGGTAAGCGGACCAGAAATCTTGGTTAAAAACAAACTCCTAAAAAtatattctaaataaataagggaCATCAATTACCTATACACAACGAAGGGACTTGCTCCATAGGGTTGACGTCCCGGTACTCATTGCAGTGTTGCTCTCCGCCTCCCTTGATCAAGCTTACTGCCTTTATGTCATACGGTATCTCCTTCAAATTGAGTGCGATGCGCACCCGCCACGAACATGAGCTGCGCCAGTAAGAATATAGCACTGgctggaaataaaaaataaattttataatttataattcttaaaaaaaataattcctgtcaatttaaaagtaacttttttaacttcagagataaaattatttttagccaGTACCTGCTTCTGGAATGTACGAGTACCGGTTAGTAATAGTTAACTACTATCTGTTTGTTTAAGTTATTAGTCGCTATGCAAATAAATTGTCGGTTTCATTAACTTACCAACTCTTCAATTTTCTCACCACTGGTAGAcataattgaaattttaaattgaaCAATGTTACACTGTATCCAGCGGTTGCTTTGAAAGTTAAAGTAGAACTAGTAGGACAGGAATCAGGATGCCAGTTCACAAGTTCAATAAAATCAAGTATGTAAATGAAGGTTTATCTAAACAAGATGTCAGACCGGTTACCGGCATCTCACGTACCTTAGCCATGGGGGAGCCGTCTCCGTTTGAGTAGAACGCAATTTTGGCGGTTTTTCTGcctttttatacaaaataaaagcaACAATTTGTTGCTTTGAagagaaataaagattttaaacgCCTTTAACAATGAAATAGCAATTTTCACTTCGCGTTGGCAATCAATAAAATTTGCGTTTTGTTGTACTGCATGAGATGCGTTTTgttgataataaattattgttttttgatgtaaaattattgtattaacgtgatttttaattaatgtaaaatagtaAAACAGTATGCCTGAGTTAACTCAAGTTACTGGCACAAAATATAATCAAAAGAAAAATGATACAACATGATTTAAAATCCAACCTTCTTTTAACATTTCCAGATTTTTTTCTACGCAAATGTCAAATGCACTGATATGTCAAAAATGTCAATCAAATGCGGTGGTGTTTATTTTTAGAGGTTATGTTTTGCTACTATTCAAGACGTAGTTAATTGCTtcatttttcttaaaaattgTATCAAGAAGTTGCTATTCATTGTACTCTTGTGAAGGTCAAAGTCTTCCCGGACTGCTATTCCAGTAATGGGTAAAAACAAGAAAGGCGCCAAAGTTGGTGGGCCCAAGCAGAATGTTTTTAAAGTGGCAGGAGCTAAAAGTTTAAAGAAGACAAAAGCGAAAGCTGTTAACTTAGGCTTGAAGAATGTAAGTTCATCATCTCATTATTCTTCCTACACATCACAGGCACCAGAAGCAATTTCTATACCTATCTacaaattgattataatgtgCCTGTCTTTTGTATTTTAGACATTCATACAGATAAGGTTTTGTACTCCTTATTATCATAAGAAAAAGGGACAAGATCCAGACTGATCTTTAGAATAGAGTGCTCGAATTTTTTTTTCCCATGAATGAGCAGAGAAGTATTGATAATACAAACTGttctattaattatttttaatttgttccaGATCAAACAAAAAGTAGTTGATATGGATAAAGAGTTTGTTGAAATTAACAAGAACCCAACGCCTAATAAAAAAGCTAAGCCCGAGGTGAAGTTACCAGAGAAGAAACAAGAAAAGAAAGTCACTAAAGAGGAGGTTGCTAATGCTGCAGAAGAAATTGTTAAAATGGATTTATGAtaagtaacaattttatttaaactagtTTTAAGTTAGATTATTTATTGTTGAAGTTATTTgtggataaaattttattgaactACAACTTCAAAACTACCTCATAAGATCAAACTAAACTTCTGAGTTTTTACTCTCAaaattaaatggaaataaaacaaatcatGTTAATATGtcttttattgttaaaatttaacaaaatatattattaaacaCTTAACACtagacatttaattttttagtttataatttacttcgttAAACGGTGGTAGTGAATTGTCACATGAAGGGAAAggatttaaatacattttctcTACACTTTCAATTTCGTGTAATCTTATTACGCAAAAGAAAGATTCTATAGACAAAAATGCATAAATGCTCGTAGTTATGCTTCGAtaacaaaatacaacaaaaattaAACTCCATAAAATGGTAAAACTAAAAAACTTAACATTTGTACCCAAGATGCAGAACGCAGCTATATGCTAGAGCATTAACCGACTATTACGTCATTCATGTCTATTCTACTAATAACTCACGAATGACGCCTAGcctatttaataatttacaagTATGAAAATGCACATCTAGAATTAATTGATAAAGAGTTTGTTGATTTATTCTTCGTCGGTCACATCTGGTTCTGCTCTTTCGTCCTCGCTGACTTCGGCTGCTTCGGCCTCGGGCTCTGCGGGAGCCTCGGGCGCCTCTTCGGGTGACTGGGGCTCTTCTACGATAGGTTCTGGCTCCTCAGCTGGCGTTTCACTAGAGAGGAAACAAGTCATATTTATTTCAGAAtactgaaaattttaaaaaatggtaAAATTTTTACAGAATATTTTCCTCTGGATTTGaactttaattttgtcactaaAATCTGCAAAACTAGCTACAATTTAGTCAGGGTTAAAGAATATCGACATTACTCTGAGTTATTTTATGTTGACTAGTATTAGCAGTTCTTTCTAATCACCTGGCGTCTTCAAAAACGTTGTCGGCGGCCGATTCGCTTCTCGACAGCTCCTCTAAGCGAGCAGCAGCCAGTTCGGATTCTTGTCTGGCGATCTCTGCTAATTCAGCAGCCTGTGAATTATTTTGACATTGATCTTATTCTCTGCAGCAAAAACGATAAACAATGTTTAAAATGATTAGATATTGTGGTGATAGGAACAGCCACGACATAAAGAAAAGGAAAGACAAAAAGTATATTAATAGGTACCTGTCTGGCAAGTTCTGCCTCACGCTCTTCCTGGGCTTGTTTCTCCAGTTCTTCTAACCTCGCGAGTTCCTCTTGCCTCCTCTGTTCCGCCTGCCTCTCTTCTTCAGCGAGCCTGGCCTCTTCTGCCAATCTGGCTTCCTCTGCCAGCTTGGCCTCCTCCGCTAGCCTGGCTTCCTCAGCCAAACGAGCCTCTTCTGCTAGCCTCGCTTCCTCGGCCTTCTTGGCCTCTTCGGCAAGGCGTGCCTCCTCTGCCAACTTGGCTTCCTCTGCTAGGCGAGCCTCTTCGGCTTTCTTCGCCTCAGCTGCTAAGCGGGCCTCTTCTTCGGCTTTCCTGGCTTCCTCTTCGGCCTTACGCTTAGCTTCCTCAGCCTTGCGGGCTTCTTCCTCggccttcttcttttcagcTGCTTCGCGTTCTGCCTAGAAAGATCATTTCCAGTTTGATGTTTCGTCTAACATTCCCTAATATTAGTGAAAGTTTTGATTTTATCTTCTTCAGCAAGACGTGATAATTACCTGTGCCTTACGTTCTGCTTCGCGCTTAGCTTCTTCCTTCAAAGCCCTGGAAAGTAAATTATTACATGAGTAGAAGTTCTTGTTTAATCCGTGGTAACCCTACTAATAGGTGGTTGTATAACTCTGAAACCAGCTGTAAGTTGGGAAAATTCAGATTCATCATTTTCTTTTCAAATGATTCTAGGATTGAGTGT
This genomic window from Ostrinia nubilalis chromosome 18, ilOstNubi1.1, whole genome shotgun sequence contains:
- the LOC135080750 gene encoding probable maleylacetoacetate isomerase 2 isoform X2; protein product: MAKPVLYSYWRSSCSWRVRIALNLKEIPYDIKAVSLIKGGGEQHCNEYRDVNPMEQVPSLCIDGHTLVESLSILHYLEETRPQRPLMPEDCYKRAKVREICEVISSGIQPLQNLIVLIHVGEDKKKEWAQHWIVRGFRAVEKLLQASAGKYCVGDEITLADCCLIPQIFNARRFHVDLRAFPIILRIDRELENHPAFRAAHPNAQPDCPPEAAK
- the LOC135080750 gene encoding probable maleylacetoacetate isomerase 2 isoform X1, with protein sequence MSTSGEKIEELPVLYSYWRSSCSWRVRIALNLKEIPYDIKAVSLIKGGGEQHCNEYRDVNPMEQVPSLCIDGHTLVESLSILHYLEETRPQRPLMPEDCYKRAKVREICEVISSGIQPLQNLIVLIHVGEDKKKEWAQHWIVRGFRAVEKLLQASAGKYCVGDEITLADCCLIPQIFNARRFHVDLRAFPIILRIDRELENHPAFRAAHPNAQPDCPPEAAK